TAACAGTGCCTGGCTTTTCCCAGAGCCCCTCTCAGCACAGGCAGCCCCGCCTGGAGCCAAGGAGGTGCTTCTATTCTTTCTTGTCTCCACGTGGAGCAAACCGCACTGGTTCCTGGCGGTCGTGGCTGCTACTGCCACATTCAACATTCCATTCCTCAACTTGTCGCCAAGTTCCCTCCGTGTCTGGCAGTGGGGATGCTGGGGTGGCATGAGGTTGGTCAGCGAGGCCAGTGCTCATGCCCTTGGTTTCTTGTGTTCCCAGACAGCGGCCTCCGGCAGAGCTCCCCTTCGAGGAGAGCGAGCGCAGGGCCCTGCTTCTGAAGAAGTGGTCACTGTACAAGCAGCGGGAGCATGAGGCGGAGAGGGATGCTGTCCGGTCCCTGCTCCAGGCCCAGCAGGAAGCTCTGCGGGAGCTGCAGCTCACAGCCCCGGAGCTCCATGCTGAGGCCACCAAACGGGACCCTGGTCTGTTCCCCTTTGAGAGACAAGGACCAGATTACACGCCTCCCATCTCCAACTACCAGCCCCCAGAAGGCAGGTACCACGACATCACCAAAGTGTACACACAGGTGGAGTTCAAGAGGTAGAGCTGCTGGCAGCCGCGCCCAGATGCCTGGGTCAGGCCTGCCTGTGACGGCATGcagtgaataaatatttaagagcAAGTGTCAGAGTCAAAATTAATTCACCCGAGGCTGTGCGGGGGGTGAGAGAGGCTCgcctgggggagaggagggctaAGACCTTGCCCGTTGCCCTCCAGGTATGTGGGGCTGACTCCA
The genomic region above belongs to Camelus bactrianus isolate YW-2024 breed Bactrian camel chromosome 32, ASM4877302v1, whole genome shotgun sequence and contains:
- the MRPL40 gene encoding large ribosomal subunit protein mL40 isoform X3, encoding MWPAQTRDAHQRASLLSFWGLVPMRAEPLRKKKKVDPKKDQAAKDRLKKRIRRLEKASQELIPIEDFITPVKFLNKTRQRPPAELPFEESERRALLLKKWSLYKQREHEAERDAVRSLLQAQQEALRELQLTAPELHAEATKRDPGLFPFERQGPDYTPPISNYQPPEGRYHDITKVYTQVEFKR
- the MRPL40 gene encoding large ribosomal subunit protein mL40 isoform X2 — its product is MAAAALGAVWCALRPPSRLLGMWPAQTRDAHQRASLLSFWGLVPMRAEPLRKKKKVDPKKDQAAKDRLKKRIRRLEKASQELIPIEDFITPVKFLNKTRQRPPAELPFEESERRALLLKKWSLYKQREHEAERDAVRSLLQAQQEALRELQLTAPELHAEATKRDPGLFPFERQGPDYTPPISNYQPPEGRYHDITKVYTQVEFKR